One Entelurus aequoreus isolate RoL-2023_Sb linkage group LG09, RoL_Eaeq_v1.1, whole genome shotgun sequence genomic window carries:
- the LOC133656969 gene encoding aftiphilin-like, with protein MLEEAMEPEVLSYQHESAPPPLDGDTGEAGSEDSDFGAFAYGLAASAHPPFLKSGFRLRTDHSSRDEVKVGRPSWHLTNGYCGAAEETGFADFTVFTEQAAHPWCCGFAPLGGAAVGTKLSGSLREGRQVVMDAEPRSRCQNGSSQDKSHQTSTLQEEHALNKSTTEDLDSLYEDVSFEGPSEDSEPNVSSLASHGDQTGDEDESLSEWDLCSHRGDWAASQRTTSNNETFDDGADGETRGLPPSDSFADFCSAATLEDGGGAWAEFKDTRSKLVDQVGSLQFLQASFPEEEVPPEEDNVPSLGALLHPQEEERTSQGVQRGFWRPHQDIHSAAGLKFQWGASHANRTLLRCLGVDTLARQEPNKDC; from the exons ATGCTAGAAGAAGCAATGGAGCCAGAAGTTCTGTCCTATCAGCACGAATCAGCTCCCCCTCCATTGGACGGTGACACCGGGGAGGCGGGATCAGAGGATTCAGATTTTGGGGCATTTGCCTATGGCCTCGCTGCCTCCGCTCACCCACCGTTCCTCAAGTCCGGCTTTAGACTCCGGACGGACCACTCCAGCAGGGATGAGGTCAAGGTAGGGCGGCCCTCTTGGCACCTCACAAACGGCTACTGCGGCGCTGCGGAGGAAACGGGCTTCGCCGACTTCACTGTGTTTACAGAGCAGGCGGCTCACCCATGGTGCTGCGGCTTCGCTCCACTGGGTGGCGCCGCCGTGGGGACGAAGCTCTCCGGCAGTTTGAGGGAAGGACGCCAGGTCGTCATGGACGCCGAGCCCAGATCTCGCTGCCAAAATGGCTCATCTCAGGACAAGTCTCACCAAACGTCCACGTTACAGGAGGAGCACGCCCTAAACAAGTCCACTACGGAGGACCTGGACTCTCTCTACGAAGATGTCTCCTTTGAGGGTCCGTCTGAGGACTCCGAACCAAACGTGTCCTCCCTCGCCTCCCACGGGGATCAGACCGGTGATGAAGACGAGTCGCTGTCAGAGTGGGACCTGTGTAGTCACCGTGGCGACTGGGCTGCATCTCAGAGAACTACCTCCAATAATGAAACGTTTGACGATGGCGCTGACGGAGAGACGCGGGGTCTCCCTCCGAGTGACAGCTTTGCAGATTTCTGTTCAGCCGCCACACTGGAAGATGGCGGCGGGGCGTGGGCGGAGTTTAAAGACACTCGGAGCAAGCTTGTGGATCAAGTCGGCAGCCTCCAG TTCCTCCAGGCTTCCTTCCCAGAGGAGGAGGTCCCACCCGAGGAGGACAATGTTCCCAGCCTGGGTGCTCTGCTTCATCCTCAGGAGGAGGAGCGCACATCTCAGGG GGTACAGCGAGGCTTTTGGCGCCCCCACCAGGACATCCACAGTGCAGCAGGTCTGAAGTTTCAGTGGGGCGCTTCCCACGCCAACAGGACGCTCCTCAGGTGTCTCGGCGTGGACACG CTGGCGAGGCAGGAGCCCAACAAGGACTGTTAG
- the LOC133656971 gene encoding monocarboxylate transporter 12-B-like isoform X1: MLLIGRRHDCHAGEDGEGQGVARGHNPTGGRLGMDGRRWLLPRHHLHTGCHQSSLKVKNLEGLCPPKRDQCSCRCVAMFFVEFQLHFERDYSTTAWIHSLIDCTTMFCAPLGSFLVDRLSCRATMMLGGLLSSIGLVLSCFASRLEHLYVSLGILAGVGFALNFTPSIAMVGRYFSEKKAVAYGIALSGSGIGTFILAPVIQLLIDQYSWRGAMLVLGGFVSNLCVCGALMRPLQPRTGQRATQSGVGNVEQEGDAKEEPSGHSVEDPKSLEISSFSRTQRLLIANGALQSCELEESQLPPGKLALPASGPEAGSTDIKLAECILLGNTLTPAKPGELQVSDAKLTKRVQDVHNKMGEDADKGVNSPGCCRWLQPGRDFGFLLIPDFMIWSLCFLFMAYACSTPVVYLVPYAISQGVEKKQAAFLMSIFGISGIVGNITFGWITDRKCLNRYRMLSFMLSVVVEGLCCWSLPLLHSFAPLALFAVVYGYFEGAYVALIPVVTSDAVGSDYLNSALGVVYFLHAIPYLVSPPIGGWLVDVTGNYAGTFFLSGTSFIFSSVVLAIAMLVRHSWKTNLSCPKRAECQQDII; the protein is encoded by the exons ATGCTGCTGATTGGCCGGCGCCACGACTGTCATGCAGGAGAAGATGGAGAAGGGCAAGGGGTCGCCCGAGGTCACAACCCCACCGGAGGGCGGCTGGGGATGGATGGTCGTCGCTGGCTGCTTCCTCGTCACCATCTGCACACGGGGTGTCACCAG TCATCTTTAAAAGTAAAGAACCTGGAAGGACTCTGCCCTCCTAAAAGGGATCAATGCTCGTGCAGATGTGTTGCCATGTTCTTCGTGGAGTTCCAGCTGCACTTTGAGAGGGATTATTCCACCACAGCCTGGATCCACAGTCTCATAGATTGCACCACCATGTTCTGTG CTCCTCTCGGCAGCTTCCTTGTCGACCGTCTGTCATGCAGAGCGACCATGATGCTCGGCGGGCTCTTGTCCTCTATCGGCCTGGTCCTCAGCTGCTTTGCCTCCAGGCTGGAACACCTGTACGTCTCTCTGGGGATCCTTGCAG GCGTAGGTTTTGCGCTCAACTTCACGCCGTCCATCGCCATGGTGGGACGATACTTCAGCGAGAAGAAAGCTGTGGCCTATGGTATCGCTCTGTCAG GCAGCGGCATCGGGACCTTCATCTTGGCCCCGGTGATCCAGCTGCTCATCGATCAGTACTCCTGGAGAGGAGCCATGCTGGTCCTGGGCGGCTTCGTGTCCAACTTGTGTGTCTGTGGCGCTCTGATGCGGCCCCTGCAGCCCCGCACAGGTCAAAG GGCGACACAGAGCGGCGTTGGCAACGTGGAGCAAGAAGGCGACGCCAAAGAAGAACCTTCGGGTCACAGTGTGGAAGATCCAAAGTCGCTGGAAATCAGCAGCTTCAGTCGCACTCAGAGACTTCTCATCGCCAACGGAGCGCTCCAAAGCTGCGAGCTGGAGGAGAGCCAACTACCTCCGGGCAAGTTGGCCTTGCCGGCGAGCGGGCCCGAAGCCGGCTCGACGGACATCAAGCTTGCAGAGTGCATTTTATTAGGCAACACGCTTACGCCGGCCAAGCCCGGGGAGCTGCAAGTCTCCGACGCCAAGCTCACCAAGCGGGTGCAGGACGTACACAACAAGATGGGGGAAGACGCTGATAAAGGCGTTAACTCGCCCGGGTGTTGTCGCTGGCTGCAGCCAGGGCGGGACTTTGGCTTCCTTCTCATCCCCGACTTCATGATCTGGTCGCTGTGCTTCCTGTTTATGGCGTAcgcctgcagcacacctgtggtCTACCTGGTTCCCTACGCCATCAGCCAGGGCGTGGAGAAGAAGCAGGCCGCCTTCCTCATGTCCATATTTGGCATCAGCGGCATCGTGGGAAACATCACCTTCGGGTGGATCACAGACAGGAA GTGCCTGAACAGGTATCGGATGCTCAGCTTCATGCTAAGTGTAGTGGTGGAGGGCCTGTGCTGCTGGTCCCTGCCGCTCCTGCACTCCTTCGCCCCCCTGGCGCTCTTTGCCGTCGTCTACGGCTACTTCGAAGGCGCTTACGTGGCGCTCATTCCCGTGGTGACCTCGGACGCGGTGGGCTCCGACTACCTCAACTCTGCCCTGGGTGTGGTCTACTTCCTGCACGCCATCCCGTACCTCGTCAGCCCACCAATCGGCG GTTGGTTGGTGGACGTGACGGGAAACTACGCAGGAACCTTTTTCCTCAGCGGCACTTCCTTCATATTCAGCTCGGTGGTTCTCGCCATCGCCATGTTGGTCCGACACTCCTGGAAGACAAACCTGTCCTGTCCAAAACGcgctgaatgtcaacaagacatCATCTGA
- the LOC133656971 gene encoding monocarboxylate transporter 12-B-like isoform X2 produces the protein MQEKMEKGKGSPEVTTPPEGGWGWMVVAGCFLVTICTRGVTRCVAMFFVEFQLHFERDYSTTAWIHSLIDCTTMFCAPLGSFLVDRLSCRATMMLGGLLSSIGLVLSCFASRLEHLYVSLGILAGVGFALNFTPSIAMVGRYFSEKKAVAYGIALSGSGIGTFILAPVIQLLIDQYSWRGAMLVLGGFVSNLCVCGALMRPLQPRTGQRATQSGVGNVEQEGDAKEEPSGHSVEDPKSLEISSFSRTQRLLIANGALQSCELEESQLPPGKLALPASGPEAGSTDIKLAECILLGNTLTPAKPGELQVSDAKLTKRVQDVHNKMGEDADKGVNSPGCCRWLQPGRDFGFLLIPDFMIWSLCFLFMAYACSTPVVYLVPYAISQGVEKKQAAFLMSIFGISGIVGNITFGWITDRKCLNRYRMLSFMLSVVVEGLCCWSLPLLHSFAPLALFAVVYGYFEGAYVALIPVVTSDAVGSDYLNSALGVVYFLHAIPYLVSPPIGGWLVDVTGNYAGTFFLSGTSFIFSSVVLAIAMLVRHSWKTNLSCPKRAECQQDII, from the exons ATGCAGGAGAAGATGGAGAAGGGCAAGGGGTCGCCCGAGGTCACAACCCCACCGGAGGGCGGCTGGGGATGGATGGTCGTCGCTGGCTGCTTCCTCGTCACCATCTGCACACGGGGTGTCACCAG ATGTGTTGCCATGTTCTTCGTGGAGTTCCAGCTGCACTTTGAGAGGGATTATTCCACCACAGCCTGGATCCACAGTCTCATAGATTGCACCACCATGTTCTGTG CTCCTCTCGGCAGCTTCCTTGTCGACCGTCTGTCATGCAGAGCGACCATGATGCTCGGCGGGCTCTTGTCCTCTATCGGCCTGGTCCTCAGCTGCTTTGCCTCCAGGCTGGAACACCTGTACGTCTCTCTGGGGATCCTTGCAG GCGTAGGTTTTGCGCTCAACTTCACGCCGTCCATCGCCATGGTGGGACGATACTTCAGCGAGAAGAAAGCTGTGGCCTATGGTATCGCTCTGTCAG GCAGCGGCATCGGGACCTTCATCTTGGCCCCGGTGATCCAGCTGCTCATCGATCAGTACTCCTGGAGAGGAGCCATGCTGGTCCTGGGCGGCTTCGTGTCCAACTTGTGTGTCTGTGGCGCTCTGATGCGGCCCCTGCAGCCCCGCACAGGTCAAAG GGCGACACAGAGCGGCGTTGGCAACGTGGAGCAAGAAGGCGACGCCAAAGAAGAACCTTCGGGTCACAGTGTGGAAGATCCAAAGTCGCTGGAAATCAGCAGCTTCAGTCGCACTCAGAGACTTCTCATCGCCAACGGAGCGCTCCAAAGCTGCGAGCTGGAGGAGAGCCAACTACCTCCGGGCAAGTTGGCCTTGCCGGCGAGCGGGCCCGAAGCCGGCTCGACGGACATCAAGCTTGCAGAGTGCATTTTATTAGGCAACACGCTTACGCCGGCCAAGCCCGGGGAGCTGCAAGTCTCCGACGCCAAGCTCACCAAGCGGGTGCAGGACGTACACAACAAGATGGGGGAAGACGCTGATAAAGGCGTTAACTCGCCCGGGTGTTGTCGCTGGCTGCAGCCAGGGCGGGACTTTGGCTTCCTTCTCATCCCCGACTTCATGATCTGGTCGCTGTGCTTCCTGTTTATGGCGTAcgcctgcagcacacctgtggtCTACCTGGTTCCCTACGCCATCAGCCAGGGCGTGGAGAAGAAGCAGGCCGCCTTCCTCATGTCCATATTTGGCATCAGCGGCATCGTGGGAAACATCACCTTCGGGTGGATCACAGACAGGAA GTGCCTGAACAGGTATCGGATGCTCAGCTTCATGCTAAGTGTAGTGGTGGAGGGCCTGTGCTGCTGGTCCCTGCCGCTCCTGCACTCCTTCGCCCCCCTGGCGCTCTTTGCCGTCGTCTACGGCTACTTCGAAGGCGCTTACGTGGCGCTCATTCCCGTGGTGACCTCGGACGCGGTGGGCTCCGACTACCTCAACTCTGCCCTGGGTGTGGTCTACTTCCTGCACGCCATCCCGTACCTCGTCAGCCCACCAATCGGCG GTTGGTTGGTGGACGTGACGGGAAACTACGCAGGAACCTTTTTCCTCAGCGGCACTTCCTTCATATTCAGCTCGGTGGTTCTCGCCATCGCCATGTTGGTCCGACACTCCTGGAAGACAAACCTGTCCTGTCCAAAACGcgctgaatgtcaacaagacatCATCTGA